CGCCTGCCGCTGCTGCGGCACCCGCGCCTCGTCGTCCCGAACCCCCGCGACCTCGTCCGCGACGCCCACCCGCAGGACCTGCGGCGGCAGGAGCCGCCCCGCGCCCGAGGCGACGGACGTGCGCAGGAAGCGCGAGAGCGCCGACCACGGCTCGTCCTCCTGCCCGAGCGCCGAACGGGCCTGGTCGGTCAGCCGGGAGGTCTCCTCCTCGGCTATGCGCCGCACCAGCACGTCCTTGCTGGGGAAGCGGCGGTAGACCGTGCCGACGCCGACCCGGGCGCGCCGGGCCACGTCCTCCATCGGCGCGCCGTAACCCAGCTCGCCGAAGACCTCGCGCGCCGCGCGAAGTACGTGCTCGAGATTGCGCTGTGCGTCCACACGCAGCGGCGTCGAACGCGGTCCGTCCCCCATGTCGCGTCCGTTCCCGCTGGTGGCGACGGCTGCTGCCGACGCCGTGCTCGAAGTCCAGTGAGATTCCTGAATATGCATACGCGTTCCCCCGGTAATGACGTCTCCCCCCGGAGACACTCCCCGCCATTGACTACCGGAGTGTGAGGAGCAAGCCCGATTCCGGGACCCGTAGCTGGACCCGACGAGCGCATCCCCCGACACCCCGACGACACACGAACATAGTTGAGCCAGAGTCAATTCAGAAGAGGCGGGTTCCGCACGGACCGCCCCCCGATCGGAGTACGCACCGATTCCGACCTGATTGCACCCCTTCGCTTTGCCCCTCTTCACCCCGCTGACCTGCACATCTATATCGCGCTTCGGCAAGGCCCGGACGGCTCGCCGCGCATCACGGCCGGTCACACAAATTGTCGAGCCTGTGGACAAACTCAAGAGCTGGGTGCGTCATGGGATGGTGAAGGAACCTGTGCGCATTCTCGTTGTGGGCGGCGGATACGTCGGCATGTACACCGCGCTGCGCCTCCAGCGGAAGCTGAAGCCGGAGCTGAAGCGGGGCGAAGCGGAGATCGTGGTGGTGACGCCCGATCCTTATATGACCTATCAGCCGTTCCTGCCCGAAGCCGCGGCCGGCTCGATCTCGCCGCGCCACGTCGTGGTCCCGCTCCGCCGTGTCCTGGACAGATGCCGGATCGTCATCGGCGAGGTCCAGTCGGTCGACCACGCCAAGCGCACGGCCTCCTTCACCACCCTCGCCACCGCGGACGAGGGCTCGGGCGCCGTCGAGATCACGTACGACGAAATCGTGCTGGCCCCGGGATCCGTCTCGCGCACCCTGCCCGTGCCGGGCCTCGCCGAGCACGGTGTCGGCTTCAAGACCGTCGAAGAGGCCATCGGCCTGCGCAATCACGTCATCGAGCAGATGGACATCGCCTCGTCGACGCGCGACCCCGCGGTCCGCGACGCGGCCCTCACCTTCGTCTTCGTGGGCGGCGGTTACGCGGGGGTCGAGGCGCTCGGCGAGCTGGAGGACATGGCCCGCTACGCCTCGCGGTACTACCACAACGTCAAGGCCGAGGACATGAAGTGGATCCTCGTCGAGGCCTCCGGGCGGATCCTCCCCGAGGTCGGCGAGGAGATGGGCAAGTACACGGTCCGTGAGCTGCGGCGCCGCAACATCGACGTACGCCTGGAGACCCGGCTCGACTCGTGCGAGGACCGGGTCGCCGTCCTGAGCGACGGCGCGCGCTTCCCCACCCGTACGGTCGTGTGGACCGCGGGCGTCAAACCGCACCCGGTGCTGGCCGCGACCGACCTGCCGCTGAACGAACGCGGCCGCCTCGACTGCACCGCGCAGCTGACCGTGAACGGCACCACGCACGCGTGGGGCGCGGGAGACGCGGCAGCCGTCCCCGACGTCACAGCCGACGAGCCCGGCAAGGAGTGCGCCCCCAACGCCCAGCACGCGGTACGCCAGGCCAGGACACTTGGCGACAACATCGCCGCCTCCCTGCGCGAACAGCCCCTCAAGGAGTACACGCACAAATACGTGGGCTCCGTCGCCTCCCTGGGGCTGCACAAAGGCGTCGCACATGTCTACGGACGGAAGTTGAAGGGCTACCCTGCCTGGTTCATGCACCGCGTCTACCACCTGAGCCGCGTGCCCACCGTCAACCGCAAGTCCAGGGTGCTCGCCGAATGGACCCTGTCCGGCCTGTTCAAACGCGAGATCGTCTCCCTGGGGTCGCTCGAGCACCCGCGTGCGGAGTTCGAACTCGCGGCCGGGGGCAGAAGCCCGAAGGAGTCCTCCTGACCGGAGGCAGGAACTCCCCGTACGACACCGGCGTCTGACGGATGTCAGTCCGGTCGGCCAGACTGTTCGTGTGACCATGGGCGGGCCAGGACCGCCGGAAATCCCCGCCCGATCCAGAAGCGACATCACGAGGCCTACCGCAGTGAACTTCACGCGCTGGAGCGCCCGGCTCCCCGGAACGCAGCGCCGCGCCGCGGCGCGCACCGACCTGGGGATCTCCCCGCCACAGCGAGCCGAAAGCTCCGTCCCTGCGGCCCGCGCCGAAGGCGGCCAGGAGGGCACCACCCTCACCCCGGCCGCCGCAGGCGTCGACGAACTGCCGACCCGCGAGGTGCTCGACCGCATTCCGGCCCTCGTCGCCCTGGTGCACGGCCCCGAGCACCGCATCGCGTACGTCAACGACGCGTACGCCACCGCGTTCGGTGAGCGCCCCGTCGGCGAACCCGCCCGCGACGCGCTGCCCGAGCTGGACGAGCTGGGCCTGCTGCCCCTCCTGGACCAGGTCCTGCGCAGCTCCAAGCCGCGCACGGTCAAGTCCCGCAAGGCGGCGAGCGGCCGGTCGTACACATTCACC
This Streptomyces sp. NBC_01283 DNA region includes the following protein-coding sequences:
- a CDS encoding NAD(P)/FAD-dependent oxidoreductase, yielding MVKEPVRILVVGGGYVGMYTALRLQRKLKPELKRGEAEIVVVTPDPYMTYQPFLPEAAAGSISPRHVVVPLRRVLDRCRIVIGEVQSVDHAKRTASFTTLATADEGSGAVEITYDEIVLAPGSVSRTLPVPGLAEHGVGFKTVEEAIGLRNHVIEQMDIASSTRDPAVRDAALTFVFVGGGYAGVEALGELEDMARYASRYYHNVKAEDMKWILVEASGRILPEVGEEMGKYTVRELRRRNIDVRLETRLDSCEDRVAVLSDGARFPTRTVVWTAGVKPHPVLAATDLPLNERGRLDCTAQLTVNGTTHAWGAGDAAAVPDVTADEPGKECAPNAQHAVRQARTLGDNIAASLREQPLKEYTHKYVGSVASLGLHKGVAHVYGRKLKGYPAWFMHRVYHLSRVPTVNRKSRVLAEWTLSGLFKREIVSLGSLEHPRAEFELAAGGRSPKESS
- a CDS encoding TetR/AcrR family transcriptional regulator is translated as MHIQESHWTSSTASAAAVATSGNGRDMGDGPRSTPLRVDAQRNLEHVLRAAREVFGELGYGAPMEDVARRARVGVGTVYRRFPSKDVLVRRIAEEETSRLTDQARSALGQEDEPWSALSRFLRTSVASGAGRLLPPQVLRVGVADEVAGVRDDEARVPQQRQAAPAGPELRLVEQRSAPAEESAAVDPGAVALLDVVGRLVERARAAGELRADVTVSDVLLVIATAAPSLPDAAQQAAASSRLLDILLEGLRSRPTA